From the genome of Penaeus monodon isolate SGIC_2016 chromosome 16, NSTDA_Pmon_1, whole genome shotgun sequence, one region includes:
- the LOC119582860 gene encoding transmembrane protein 14C-like, with protein MGVDYISYAYASAVALGGMIGYAKAGSIPSLGAGLLFGSVLGYGAYQLSENPNNYYLTLGTSTALGGLMGMRFLNSGKFMPPGLIAVMSLAMVARLGARAVGLTDTKIQ; from the exons ATGGGAGTGGATTACATCAGCTATGCTTACGCCTCGGCTGTGGCTTTGGGAGGGATGATTGGATATGCTAAGGCTG GCAGCATTCCATCCCTGGGAGCTGGGCTGCTTTTTGGCTCGGTTCTGGGCTACGGGGCCTACCAGCTGAGTGAGAACCCAAACAACTACTACCTCACCCTAGGAACAAGCACTGCTCTCGGGGGTCTCATGGGCATGCGCTTCCTCAACTCGGGAAAGTTCATGCCTCCGGGGCTCATTGCTGTCATGAG CTTAGCAATGGTGGCTCGATTGGGAGCAAGGGCTGTCGGCCTCACAGATACCAAGATCCAGTAA